A single region of the Gorilla gorilla gorilla isolate KB3781 chromosome 1, NHGRI_mGorGor1-v2.1_pri, whole genome shotgun sequence genome encodes:
- the LOC134759140 gene encoding LOW QUALITY PROTEIN: basic proline-rich protein-like (The sequence of the model RefSeq protein was modified relative to this genomic sequence to represent the inferred CDS: substituted 1 base at 1 genomic stop codon): MSSRYNRLPQEEEGRKEEEGLLICAMKCKDVVPQKVKDLPKSSQEGAKHEMTLDRVTASEAHSGLHGMGPKDREGSSLPQDSRRLPHRHCSLPQPPPSPPPSSPPPPPSPPPPXPLPTSPPPPPPPSPPSPPPPPSTSPSPPPPPSPLPPPSPPTSPPPSPPPPSPLPSPLPPSPPPPPLPSPLPPPPPPSTSPSPPPPPSPLPPPSPPTSPPPSPPPPSPPTSPPPPSPPPSPLPSPLPPSPPPPPLPSPLPPPPPPLPSPLPPPPPPPSPPPPPPLPPLPTSPPSPLPPPPPPSPPPPPPLPPLPTSPPSPLPPPPPSPPPPPPPLPPLPTSPPSPLPPPPPPPPPPSPSPPPLPTSPPSPPPPPSPLPASPPPPPPPSPPPPPSPSPLLPSPSPPTPPPPPPPLPPSPPPPSPPSPPPPPLPPLPTSPPAPPPPPPPPSPPPPPPPPPLPPLPTSPPSPPPPPLPPLPTSPPSPLPPPPPPPPPPPSPPSPPPLPTSPPSPPPPPSPLPASPKSPLLPPPPLPPPIPLP; the protein is encoded by the exons ATGTCCAGCAGGTATAATAGGCTGCctcaggaggaagaggggagaaaggaggaagagggacTGCTCATATg TGCTATGAAATGCAAGGACGTTGTGCCCCAGAAGGTAAAAGATTTACCCAAGTCCTCTCAGGAA GGAGCTAAGCATGAGATGACCCTTGATAGGGTCACTGCTTCAGAGGCCCACTCAGGACTTCATGGCATGGGACCTAAAGACAGAGAAGGTTCTTCCCTGCCCCAAGATTCCAGGAGGCTCCCCCATAGACATTGTTCCT tACCACAaccgccaccatcaccaccaccatcatcaccaccaccaccaccatcaccaccaccaccatgaccactaccaacatcaccaccaccaccaccaccaccgtcaccaccatcaccaccaccaccaccatcaacatcaccatcaccaccaccaccaccatcaccactaccaccaccatcaccaccgacatcaccaccaccatcaccaccaccaccatcaccactaccatcaccactaccaccatcaccaccaccaccaccactaccatcaccactaccaccaccaccaccaccatcaacatcaccatcaccaccaccaccaccatcaccactaccaccaccatcaccaccgacatcaccaccaccatcaccaccaccaccatcaccaccgacatcaccaccaccaccatcaccaccaccatcaccactaccatcaccactaccaccatcaccaccaccaccaccactaccatcaccactaccaccaccaccaccaccactaccatcaccactaccaccaccaccaccaccaccatcaccaccaccaccaccaccactaccaccactaccaacatcaccaccatcaccactaccaccaccaccaccaccatcaccaccaccaccaccaccactaccaccactaccaacatcaccaccatcaccactaccaccaccaccaccatcaccaccaccaccaccaccaccactaccaccactaccaacatcaccaccatcaccactaccaccaccaccac caccaccaccaccaccatcaccatcaccaccaccactaccaacatcaccaccatcaccaccaccaccaccatcaccactaccagcatcaccaccaccaccaccaccaccatcaccaccaccaccaccatcaccatcaccactactaccatcaccatcaccaccaacaccaccaccaccaccaccaccactaccaccatcaccaccaccaccatcaccaccatcaccaccaccaccaccactaccaccactaccaacatcaccaccagcaccaccaccaccaccaccaccaccatcaccaccaccaccaccaccaccaccaccactaccaccactaccaacatcaccaccatcaccaccaccaccaccactaccaccactaccaacatcaccaccatcaccactaccaccaccaccac caccaccaccaccaccaccatcaccaccatcaccaccaccactaccaacatcaccaccatcaccaccaccaccaccatcaccactaccagcATCACCAAAATCACcattactaccaccaccaccactgccaccaccaatACCACTACCATGA